The segment CAAAACAATGGTTGGGCTGGTCTACAATCTTGGCATTCTGTTGCTTTTTGTTTGTTGCATGTTCTTCAACATTACCGGACGGGTCTTGGGTCGCTAAGATATTCACCTCTTGACCAATGTTGACTTTCATGGATTCACTGAACAGACGACACATATCGCCATCTAGCACATTAGAGTCTAAACTGAGtactatttcatttttatcGTATAATCCTGTAGAGTATATAAAAAACATTTCACACTTTTAGAGATGGAAAGGCATGTGAAGTTGTTACAAATCAGTGTCTTTTTAAAAACGGTATTCTTTGCATAAAGGCAGCCAAATCTACAGCACTTTCTCTACCAAACAGTTGGTCAGCATTCCGTATAatcagttcccctttcagaccttgtgatctatagggcagaggatatAGAGAGCATATTACTATGGTCACCGTTTAGTAAAGTAGTCATATGGCCAGCAAAGAGCATTTACTTCCCCATCTAATTTCATGTATATATTAGAGTGGGATGGGTTCAGACGCGTACTAGGAATCTCTAAATaccaaatcccagtcttcattaaGATTTAAGCAttagactccccccccccctactctTACATAAGAGAGCAAACATTTTGGAAATGTTTATAATTACCTCTTACGAGCAAATCTGTGAATTTcagctctctttctttcttattggtTTTCGTAACAACTAGATCACTGAGAGTGTCACTCGCTCCAGGGGCGTAGTTTACGTTGATCTGAAAATTTTgtaaacagttgtttttttaaagtaatcatttaaaacaGTAAAGCATGGATATATTTTTCTGTATCTAAAATGCATCTTACATTTCTGATGTAAGGTTTCGATTGGCTTGCTGTATCGTCTCTCCATCTGACATCATACCATGAGACATGAAGTCTCTCCAAActtactatgaaaaaaaaaaattactcataTAAAAGATGTAGATACAAGGAAGAATTAAGTGTTACTTTGTAATAACATTCGTGGAGTTAAAGATGTTGTTAAAGGTGTTGTTTACAGTCTTGTTGACCATGTTGCTGAAGGTGTTGTCGAATACGTCGTTGAAGGTGTTGAAGAtgttattgactttttttttgacaatgatGTTGAAATTGCTGTTAAAATGGTGGCAATTTTGTCGAGATGTTGTTGAAGATGGTTTTAAAGATGTTGCTGACGATACTGTTAAAGATGTTTTAGCAATGTTGTTGAAAAAACGTTGTTGAAAATGTTGTTGGAGATGTTGTAGAGGAAAATAAAGTATTCTAACTATACAATACGAAAGCGATAGTTTAAAGAATGTTTATAATGcttctattttatttacagtgtGAGGCAATTAAGGAAATCTCACCTGGAGAATCTTTTTGGGCTAAGTCACAGACATAAAAATATTCACGACATATTGTTTCTATGTCAATAATTTTTTGAGGTAAGGTTTCCATTCtgaaaagaaatcaatgttaatCGTTGCACGAATGTaccaatgtatatatatatatatatatatatatatatatatatatatatagatagatagatatagatagatagatagatagatagatagatagatagatagatagatagatagatatagatagatagatacatagatagatagataggtagatagatagatagatagatagatagatagatagatagatagatagatagatagatagatagatagatagatagatatagatagatagatagatagatagatagatagatagatagatagatagatagatagatagataggtagatagatagatagatagatagatagatagatagatagatagatagatagatagatagatagatagatagatagatagatcaacATTTTAATACGTGTTGTTACCATTTAAAAACAATCTTTTAAGTCTATAACCAAATGTCTAACGactttttgcttgttttttcaATTCACTTGTTTCCTTTATTATAAAGCTCATCTTTATGAAGGCATAAATCAAACAGAAAGATTACTTTCAATTCTGGTGCCTGAAAATGAGCTATTGGCTTCCTAAAGACGTAGATCAAGCCTCAACACATTAACGTGAATGTAAGTCACTGGAAAAATAACTTAATTATAGAACCATCTTCCTCTGGTAAAAGTATTAAATATCCCTTAACCAaattaaagatctagatatatatataatattcttaaagaatgtattttattattattttaaagaatttgtatttaaattatCTTACCTTGTGTGGGTGTAAAGGTCCAACAGATGTAAAATGGATGAATTTTAAATTCCACACTTATTGTTgaaacaaaagaattaaactgGACTCCCGATGTCCAAGTCGAATGTTTTTATACAATTCGTCATGTTGTCACAATGACGTGTTTACAGAAAGTAGGTTTCGGGATCTGTAAATTGGAAATAGACAACAAATTTGGCTGAAATTTCCGAAAATGTCAAAAATtaatacgcttttttttttcaatttatatctcttaaagaaatattcttaaaaaaataaatgtcatatgtatttaaaatattaaaaaatatagatgtTTGAATTTGTTTAGTTAAATCTGAAAAACCCGATGCCATGTAATAATTATAgtactatatatttaaaaaccaaATACGATTATCATACAATGGTATCGATACTTTTTTTCTGTTGGTAAACTAAcgaattcaataaaaaaaaagaattgacatCGTAATAAAACTGCGAGTGctaatatcatttttttaaataaacagttGCAGTTGTCTCTTTCTGTCCACTTGTCACTTCTTAAAActcattttttacaaattgtgttTTAAGTAGCATTATGGGTAATTAAGGTAACGAGTAAATAAATTGTAGATATAAATGTTGTTtagaatatttcattttttaaaattaccttGCAgcattatgtatttttaaaacgcttttctaaaaatatatacagaTATTTTATTGAAACCTTTTTTGGTTTTAATCTCAGATTGTAAtgaaagcttaaaaaaataaatttattccAATATaatgcattttctttttaatatggCTAACAAAAGCATAAAAATATGCTTTAAAACTTATGAAAACTCTCAAACACTTATCGATATAAAAAGGAATCTTcattcttagtttttttttagttttctgcaTGATTTGTGTTTATACTTGGTTCCTTTAATCTAGAAAAAATAAGCTTTAAAATCGTATTTTTAACAAGCCAGTACATATACAGGATGACATACTTAGACTTAGGCTTAGATCCAAAAAGATctgtccaaataaaaaaaaattaatatatctctttgaatattcatttaaaattattaataggtcatttaaaaacacacacaaagaaaaggGATTAGTTGTATAATTATGAGTTGTattcattgttttaatttattaacttttaCCAATGATTTTAAGTTAATTAACGTAGTAGGAGATTACACGTTCGACCTTCTTCCTTTTATCATTTACACCTTTATATAGTGAATTATCGCGTTACTTCCAAATATTACACTTTAAATAGTCTGTAACAATTTTTCAATTCACTATTTCGCCATGGGAGTACTCGAGTATTGATTTGgtaatcgaaaaaaaaaaaacgaaacagatttttttcccctctatattaagatctaaaataaatttaaaaatccaagaaatattttctaaatatattatagacattaaaaatgtattatgaATTTGACGTGTACAGTAAACTTTCCAGTGAGGCGCTCTGCTCATTACGTGTCTAGTCCGCCCTGTCACTATCGGGAAGTACCTGACAAAGTCTATCCCGAAACCAATACGCTAGCCACGTAATAGGGCCTGGTTTAAAAGCTGAGACTCTACCCAATCTTTAGACATTTAACCCAAACGTCTAGataagatattattttaaattcattttctaTCTTTATTTCACGAATTTATAAGTAAGTTTGATagttatgtttattttgttattattcttttttatctAAGCTAGACATAGAATGCAGTAGTATTGACGTTGAATAGGACTCtcgttctattttatttatgaatatattcatgtaattttcttttcttttctgtaaACATCATGGTGtctgtattattttaaaattatattataattaatttacaaACTATTTGAAGTATTTATAGTAtgttctaatatgaatttaaattttttgtagCCGATTAAAACGATCTCACACATCTACATCTGCTTTTATTCTATTCTCTTGTGTTATAAATGATTTGTGTTTATAATAGGGTACACTAATAAAATCAACTGtgaagctttaataaaaatcaaagACCAATAATGTTACGTCTGTTTTGATTCAGGGCATTAAGGAACAAAATGGCTTCAGAACAAAAAGGTGTTATTGACTTGAATGAGATTGTAAACTCCTACTTCAGTGAAGTTAAATCCAAACAGATTGCTGGTAAGCGAAATGTTAGAAAGCAATAGAATTTCTGTTTTGATACTTATGAAATACTTATACAAATATTTGATTGATTACATTTATTCCATATTCATCTGTAGACTATTTTATCTTTATGATGAGAGCTTTATCTCAAAGACGTCTTGctttattacaaataattatatgggttcATGTAGTTCATATAACATTTAGGCTTCatttctaatttctttttttacgacattgtgtttctttttttactataagaaaaataattaaaaaaaaaaaagagctctaAAGGAAATTGAATTCGCAAATGTTCCTTATGATCTAAAATTGTTTACTCAATGTTTATGCAATTGTaaacaagttttatttttttgtaaatctgtGTTTAAAGGTAAGCCGAACCTAGAAAAGTTGAAGATGACAGTGGTAGACAAGAAATGGACAGGAGAAAGAAAAGACCCTAGGGTAAGATTGTTGTTAATATCTTCTGaatctgtatctatctatctttcaatctatctttctatctttcaatctatctatctatctatctatctatctatctatctatctatctatctatctatctatctatctatctatctatctatatatatatatatatatatatatatatctatatatatctttctttcattcttttttttttaaactgttatgtttatattatattgctATTACTTATGATGTTTATATTATCAATGTCACACTGATAATGTCCCTCTTGATTTTAGACCTCCAATGCTGATGTTAATATCACATTTACAGTTACCAAAGGCCAAGTTAAAGGTAAATACAATTCCAGaattttaatgctattattgTATTCCAGAATTTCTGTAAATCGAATGACCTTCACCCCCTTTTAGCTTTGTCTTCACATTTTGTCGTTATTTAGGTTTCAACAAAGAACTTGAGATATCTCTTCCAGAAGGTCTTCCAGTGAATAGTTTGAAGTTTAACCCTGCTCAAGAAAAGACAGAGAACAAATCAACTAACTCACCAGGATCAGCTTTTACAGGTACAATTGTTCTTATTGGTATCACCGTCACCTTCACCAATCCTTTAGTGTGTTGAACTgtcggggcaccacacaagatctgtcaaccgtctttctccatttttctctgtcctTTGActtagaatttcattcaatgacaggcctgtcaattctttgatgttgtcttcccataacatcctctgtcttcctcttcttcttcttccttctaCTTTTGCCTGAAGGAAGGAcgttgtgatgtggccatacaGTTTGGGtttacgttttttgacagtgATTAGCAGGTCATCCTGATGTctaattgctgtattaatcctgtttctacaCTTGTCATTCAAGATGCAGTCTTTGTTAGTGACACCTAGAATCTTAGAGTCTTGGCatatgagtatatatatatatattaaattgtaCTATATTAATCTCATGTTAGTTAACGATAAAAGATGCCATGGTAGCTTCAAGTTGGTCTAATGGAAACTCgtattttagtttgcatttcaaaacaatgtttatataattatttatttactttttgtattCTGATTTATTTTAGCACAAGTGTCTTTACGAGTACAGTTAAAAGGAATTGTTTTACTTCAAGACGGGGGCCAAACCACTGAGacagaatttgtacaaatgattGCCgatttactgaaaaaaaaatcatatccaCTGTCAGTTATTGAGAAAAAAGAAATCCCAGACTGTGTTGAATGGACAATCGAGGGGCATGTGAAAATACAATAAGTGGcgtaatataatttttataacaaTAAGATGTTGTTTAAATTACTGTTTGTATTCCACAAGTTGCAAATGTTTGGCATTAactttattgttattttgtctCATTAAGATATATGCAATTAAAGCGTTGGATCTCTAAATGTAGAGCAcatagcgtttttttttctattgtttattgtttactcaATGAAACATTGTCTAGaaaatgtttctgtttttaaattttgaaagatTAGCTCTTAAATACTTTGTTAgtgttaatttaaaataaatctacatttatttatacaattatACACTTCATGTACAGAGCACAACATATAAATTTACACTTAAATATTTActaatgcattttttaaaattaataaataagacttatataaaaaaactttCTCATGTAAAATtcataatataaatttattaagCCCTAAGCAAAATGTTACGTTATTGTGACATGGTGAGTTATTGTGGTTGTTGACACATACTAATTCAAATACAATATATTATTGCTGATATGATTTTAATAATCTCATTTTCTtatgaaattttatcaataaatttgatatatttttatacaaAATCTTGAAttcgtttttgtattttttgttgtttgtttgttttttaaaaaaatttataagcCCATTAATAaggtgttaattttttttttgttgtgactTGATTTCACAACTACCAATGACTTAAGATTGAAAGAGGTTTAAATTACATCTAGGGCTGATCAATGTAGATCTGGTTCATGTATCCTGTATCGTATTACGTCTCAAACACTAGACTTATTATTACATATTTCTTCAAAGCTGCTTCCGAAGGCGAACACGAAAGTCCACATTATTCACACTTTCAGCTcattaaaatgcaaatattattattgcattgttAAATGCAAACAAATTGTTTGTTACGTATTAAAGAACACAAATATCTGTCTATATATGCAGCACAAGCGCTAAAGTATCTTAAAGttgtaataaattttattgatgaaaaatatagtataatataaggtgactttaaatataaatatttctatacaaaataacatttttaaaaaattagacatAAAATTTAGTTACAtaggaaaataatattcatAACTCGTGCAAAACATGTGCACACAGCAAAGTGCGCATGTCAAAACAGAAAACCTTTTCTTTAACTAATATAGCAACATAATACAGATTGTTGATAAATGCACACAtacaataaatagtttataGTTATTTTTACATGTAATATATTACTTCGCTGACTAAGTAGAACCATTCTtatacttattaaaaaaaaactatttcaacgtataatatttataatgtgCATACGACCAACACAGTAACGcaattatgtatttaaaataaaaaaaacacttttgatCGCATACGAGCCTGAAGAGATAGGGTTAACAACATTGATATCTATAAAAATGTACAGTTTTTCTTCCTCTGGGTGTAAGAATCAACTACGAGGTAGCCACGTTTTGTTATCAATGATAACTCCCTACTTTCCTCAGATAGTCATTCTTTTCGTGGACCCAACGCTTCTAGGTTCGCCaagtttctccctcaaaagttacgatttgtgtttttttttacagaacacAGAGAAAAAGTTTGGAACTCGCTCTTCATCGAGCTCAGACAAACAGCATGTCTCGCTACATTCAAAGCAtatctattttctattttaaagttaattagaTTATTTAGTCATTTTATCTCTTGTATGTCTGTTATGTTATCATGTAGCCCTACGATAGCCGTTGACATTGTTAtgcaaattaaattattattattatgttagaaacgaatgaGTACTTATTCTCTGGCGCTGcaagggtcgagtttcgttaaagagaaacacaatCCATTGTAGTTCTTTATCAGTTTCTActgaggaatttttttttggtgatgtggcaggtctgcatcAGTACCGTCCTCTGGCAGGCAACGAGAATGCTCCTAGGACTGTTACGGGCCTTGaaggtattattattattattatgttttaaatggGTGTTCTaacatgtttatgtgttaatAATGTTCTACATAAAATTTAAGTAACCACCCCTTGGAACCTTTAAGGCATTAAACAAGTCAAATCTGAATTTCCCGTAAAATAAATGATTACAAAATTTAAGTCTTTTTAATTTCTAACtgtaaaaaattgtttagcATTAGCCTTTTTGTTTCAATGTTTAATATTGAAATTtgtgttaataaattattagatttaatttttaaaaaaaaatcatttttatgttaaaaacgAAAATTCCCGAAATCCTTTGGAAAATGTAATacaagtttaatttaaattaattctaGATACTAAGATGAGTATCGATACTTCTTTTTTCCGAAGTTCCCATAAATAAGTAGCATTACGTGTTTACGGACTTCTACTCAGTTTTATATTTGTGTGTCTTAAAACCTTAGAATTCATCAGAgaaagcaagaaaattaaagttaaaGCATTCATATCCATTTATTAACATTAAATGGTAGTTGGTTGCTTGAACACAGCTAGAAGACATTCACTTTTTTCATAAGCAGGTAATCGAACATTAAATGTATCTCTTATGTACATTctaaaaatatagttttaagaTTAGTAAACCTAAagcacattttttcttttatacactGTACCcatacaattattattaatattgacTGTTGTCAGGCTCGAAAAAAAATTacgtttgtaaaaaaaaaaataccagttAGAGTTGTCCAATAAAGCATCGATTTGATAACTTGAGTagccaaaaaaataattccaaagAATATTCAGAGGAAGGTCAAGATTCATTGTAGTTTCCATTAAGGATTTCATACAAGACAAGTGTTACTTGTTCAATGTTCGTTGCAAGCTCGTTGAATGTTCATTGTAATTTAATGTTTATTCAATGTTCATTGTTTATTTGTAGGTTATTATTAAATTGTCATTCTGCCAGTAATGTTACCTTCTAGCAATAATATTTAAGCACTAAAATGTAATTTGCTGTAGTTTATTCATCATTATCCGTCAGTAAGACACAGTGGCCAACTATGCCTCAATGGCTAAAATAATTGGCTACCAGGCTAAGCTCAACAGAGCTATTGGTCACCTCCAATTGAGAGTGTGGTCGAAACAGCAGGTCTCttatactacaaaaaaaaaacaacacttattcgactatatttttttatttggctttaAAGGCTTTAAACTTATTCTTAATCATGAgcccacctagctctaatgggtacctgattttagtaggggaaagtaaagtcggttggtcgttgtgctggccacctggCACCCTGCTCGCTAACCGTTAGCCAAAGAAAATGATAGTTCTgtactatatatatttatcaataAGCTTATTTCACAAAGTAGTGGTAATTGTTAATGATTTCGTTATATTAATTTTCCTGTTATATACATTAGTGCAGTATCTAACCCTAAATACACGCATGAATTAATAACGTAGTTGCATTAATTTCAAAAGGACTATCTTTGTAGTTGATGTATAAATCAACTGTCGGCTTACAATAATAAGGTTGCATGTGTAGATAACACTTGTGTTACGTAAAATAATACTCTCCCTATATCTTCAGACTCTAAGACTTTATTTGTTAATCCTATAATTTTTAAGTAGTTTGTTTAGTGCtttaactatcttttttttGGCAAATAAAATGGCTAAAATCTTTACAGGGTTAATTGTTTTAAGcgtgaacagaaaaaaaaattgaatgtaaaGACAATTTTACTTCAAAGAAAAAGATACTATAGTAAAAATAGAACTTAGGTTTGGATCTCAGGCAGCTTAATCTATATTAAAAGCCTTTTGCTGGAACGATTCTAAAAGAAAGCAAATTTGTTACGATATGTAATGAcagtattttgattttttatgcTAACGTGAATAAGGATTACATTTCGATTGCATGTGTACTAGCTGAGATAGACATCTTGTATTAAACAGGAGTATACAGAAAGAGATAAGGAGACAAAGTTATACTAGTAGAAAGAAAATGTGTAGCTATTATTATCAGACTGGTATATTTTTGTTGACTGTATAAGTACCCACTAATATGTATAGCATGAACAAATGTTCTATATGATGTATTCTTTCAGATCATCATGCCTAATGTAAATCAAATTGTtgatgacattttaaaacaagggGGCAACTATTCTAAATATGGTAAAAATTACGTAGATAatgtaatactattttattcATGAAAGAATAAagcaatattattttatattatgcttaTATTTGATCACTCGTTACCTCCTCCCTATTCTCATCAATAGTTCTGTCGATCtcttacctctctctctctctctttctgtctctccacccctctctctctctctttctgtctctttctgtctctccaccctctctctttctgtctctccacccctctctctctctctctctctccacccctctctctctctctctttctgtctctttctgtctctccacCCACAAAGCGGCAACATTCCGAAAGAAGTATTACGAAAACATTCCATCCAGCCAAGTTGATCCGCAGACAACCATCAACTCAGAGAAGGACTTCTTCACTAAATGGCTCGCATTCGAGAATGTAGAGAACACTACAGCCCGGTTCACTaaagtccggtcgactacagcacagttcagtgtggttcagcggtgtggtcTGTACGGAGCAATACAAAGGTAAAGTACGGAGTACTGTCTTGTACAGTCAAGACGAacgcgtcttgatcttggtctgcgatcgagtccgacacaacgagcccagtgtgtaaagtcagtcctgaactgttgaacccagtgcaagcccggaacgagacgaagaggccagtgcaagagttgatacggcggtacggtcgATACGGAGAGAAATTTGTACAGCCtatgttacgtgttgccaattgtacagtattggctgtaatTTATTGAACATAAAattgttacgttactttggagccctgtgTCATCCGATTCTTTAAGTTGATGGTGTGTgttgcagtttgcagagagcctgaataGTGAGATTATCTGtagagaatcttggacatcatgCGTTTTCTCTTAAAGCAAAATATGGAAATCCGCGGGCATCACGAACGAGTTGAAGAAGAATTGGCAgtacaaaatcaaagaaaaatccTGGAGtaaaattaatatctaattaCGATCCATTCCCTCAGAGACCGAATACGTACATgtccaacaaaataaaaacgaatttattgtaatataaaaactcatgaaaaaaaatattacagaaagtttaaaCAGGAAAGATTTCTCGATGATTTTTCACAGTACACTTAACATCTAAAATCGGATCAAAATTTTATGGTACATTTCATGCAGAGCCTCAACAGCGTATtggccacaacaaaaaaattgccagg is part of the Biomphalaria glabrata chromosome 10, xgBioGlab47.1, whole genome shotgun sequence genome and harbors:
- the LOC106076895 gene encoding uncharacterized protein LOC106076895 — translated: METLPQKIIDIETICREYFYVCDLAQKDSPVSLERLHVSWYDVRWRDDTASQSKPYIRNINVNYAPGASDTLSDLVVTKTNKKERELKFTDLLVRGLYDKNEIVLSLDSNVLDGDMCRLFSESMKVNIGQEVNILATQDPSGNVEEHATNKKQQNAKIVDQPNHCFATFWFTLELSGIVRCLSYGYPEQTIEEIFRRMGCGPTQFGMTGTCTFNWASKPKISWHY
- the LOC106076451 gene encoding uncharacterized protein LOC106076451, with product MASEQKGVIDLNEIVNSYFSEVKSKQIAGKPNLEKLKMTVVDKKWTGERKDPRTSNADVNITFTVTKGQVKGFNKELEISLPEGLPVNSLKFNPAQEKTENKSTNSPGSAFTAQVSLRVQLKGIVLLQDGGQTTETEFVQMIADLLKKKSYPLSVIEKKEIPDCVEWTIEGHVKIQ